From the Burkholderia glumae LMG 2196 = ATCC 33617 genome, one window contains:
- a CDS encoding 50S ribosomal protein L25/general stress protein Ctc has translation MKVVAFERTQQGTGASRRLRNTGKTTGIVYGGEAAPQMIELDHNALWHALKKEAFHSSILDLEVAGKSQSVLLRDVQYHPFRQLVLHVDFQRVDASKKLHTKVPVHFLNAEVSPAVKLSSAVVSHVITELDVECLPSALPEFLEVDLSKLEAGQSVHAKDITLPNGVALVAHIDAENPVIATATIPAGAVSDDAAAGEGETPAA, from the coding sequence ATGAAAGTCGTCGCTTTCGAGCGTACTCAGCAAGGTACGGGTGCGAGCCGCCGCCTGCGTAACACCGGCAAGACCACGGGTATCGTGTACGGCGGTGAAGCAGCCCCGCAAATGATCGAACTCGATCACAACGCCCTGTGGCACGCCCTGAAGAAGGAAGCCTTCCATTCGTCGATCCTCGATCTCGAAGTGGCCGGCAAGTCGCAAAGCGTCCTGCTGCGCGACGTGCAATACCATCCGTTCCGCCAGCTCGTGCTGCACGTGGACTTCCAGCGCGTCGACGCCTCGAAGAAGCTGCACACGAAGGTGCCGGTCCACTTCCTGAACGCGGAAGTCAGCCCGGCGGTGAAGCTGTCGAGCGCGGTCGTCTCGCACGTCATCACCGAACTCGACGTCGAGTGCCTGCCCTCGGCCCTGCCGGAATTCCTCGAAGTCGATCTGTCGAAGCTCGAGGCCGGCCAGTCGGTCCACGCCAAGGACATCACGCTGCCGAACGGCGTCGCGCTGGTGGCACACATCGACGCGGAAAACCCCGTGATCGCGACTGCCACGATCCCGGCTGGCGCCGTCTCGGACGACGCCGCTGCCGGCGAAGGCGAAACGCCCGCTGCCTGA
- the pth gene encoding aminoacyl-tRNA hydrolase: protein MIKLIVGLGNPGAEYTATRHNAGFWCVDQLAREAGATLRDERRFHGHYAKARLYGEEVHLLEPQTYMNRSGQSVVAVAQFFKILPDEILVAHDELDLPPGAVKLKLGGGSGGHNGLKDISAHLSSQQYWRLRIGIGHPRDLIPEGSRAGAKPDVANFVLKPPRREEQDVIDASIERALAVMPIFVKGEAERAVMQLHRNGA, encoded by the coding sequence ATGATCAAACTGATCGTCGGACTCGGCAATCCCGGCGCCGAATACACGGCGACGCGCCACAACGCCGGCTTCTGGTGCGTCGACCAGCTCGCGCGCGAAGCCGGCGCGACGCTGCGCGACGAGCGCCGCTTCCATGGCCACTACGCGAAGGCCCGCCTGTACGGCGAGGAAGTCCACCTGCTCGAACCGCAGACCTACATGAACCGCTCGGGGCAGTCGGTCGTCGCGGTCGCGCAGTTCTTCAAGATCCTGCCCGACGAGATCCTCGTCGCGCACGACGAACTCGACCTGCCGCCCGGCGCCGTGAAGCTCAAGCTCGGCGGCGGCAGCGGCGGCCACAACGGGCTCAAGGACATCTCCGCGCATCTGTCCTCGCAGCAATACTGGCGGCTGCGGATCGGCATCGGCCATCCGCGCGACCTGATTCCCGAAGGCTCGCGCGCCGGCGCGAAACCCGACGTCGCGAACTTCGTGCTGAAGCCGCCGCGCCGCGAGGAACAGGACGTGATCGACGCGTCGATCGAGCGCGCGCTGGCGGTGATGCCGATCTTCGTGAAGGGCGAGGCCGAGCGCGCGGTGATGCAGTTGCACCGCAACGGCGCGTAG